A segment of the Streptomyces sp. NBC_01235 genome:
TGGGATGCCGCGGCCCCGGCGGGAATTCCGGGGTCGCGCACATGGTCGACCGGGGTCAGTTGATCTCCCAGCCCTCTCGGTAGGGCGCCCACACCGTCATGTTCCTCTTGTTGGTCACCGAGCAGTCGCCGTGCAGGGTGGCCGTGTAACCCTGGATGTTCTCCTTCATGATTCCGTAGTCGCCGGTCACGGTGGAGTGGGCCTTCACCTTGCCGCTGGTCCCCACGTTCAGTGACGACGTCCAGCTCTTCGCGGCATTGACGTTGACTTCGGCTTTGATTTGCCCGAGCCACCTCACCTTGAGCTCTTTGCTGATGGTGAGGGAGGCGCCGATGGTCGTGGTTCCCGACCGCTGCGAGGTGAAGCTGTAATCGATCGCGTAGGACTTGTTGTTCGTGACGTACGTCGAATACTTGACGGACATCGTGTTCTTCACGTTCTTCGTGATGTGGACGAAGTCCCCGGTCACGCTGCAGTGGCTGCCTGACGAGGATTGGGGCTCCTTGAGCGTCGGGCCGTCGACTTCGCCGGTGATCGGACGGTCCTCGTCCAGCGGCTTGTCGCTCTCCACCCCGGTCACCGGCGCCGTCGAGTCGGCGGCCGGCGGTTGCGCATCGAGGTCTCCCGCGAGTGCCGGTGTCGCACTTCCCATGAGCAGCAGACCGGTCATGACTGCTGCAGCATGCATCTTCAACACATGTACCCCCTGAATGGGCGGCCCCCGGTGAGGGCTGCCGTGGCATGAGCATTACAGCAGGCAACGCCGAACAACAGGCAATTGAGCAGATCTTGAGGTGTACGGACCAATTGATTCGCCGGACCCTCGCCAAGGAGGTGAAGCGGGTATCCGGAGTCGTGCGATGCATGAATGCCACCGGCTCGATCGCGCGGTTTATGCGCCCGCTCCCGGCTTTGCCGTGTCCGGTGCCACGAACTCGGCGTTGCCGTGTCCGGTGCCACGAACTCGGCGATCTCCATCCGTCGGCCGTCGACGAGTCGGGGGGCCGCGCGGAGCGGTGCGCGGGCCGGAGTGGAGCGCGGGCGCGGGCCGGTGCGGCAGGTGTCCCTGCCGATCGCGCCCTCGTCGGCCGCCAAGTCGGCACCTGGCCCGAAAGGTGCCCCTTCATCACCTTGTGTCACTCACCCGTAACCCCGGGGCCGCACTTGTAACCCAACCCCGGCACGAATCGATAACGGCCGCGAGAAACCCCGTTCCCCTCCCCTTCTACGCGCGTTACTGTGCGCCGGAATCGCCACCGGGAACGGCTCGTCGGGGAAGCCCTCACGGAACGGCGCCACCAAGGGGAAAGCGGGCCGGTCACGGCGCCGTGGGGATGAAGGGGTGCTTGCTATGCGTTTCATGTCTCGGAGGACCAGATTCTCCCGGGCCGCGGTGACCGTCGCGGTCGTCGCGCTCGCCGCCGCCGGCTGCGGCAAGTCCAGCACCGACTCCAAGTCGAGCGACTCGGAATCCAGCAGCGGCACATACTCGGGCAAGGGCATCGGCCTCGCGTACGACATCGGCGGCAAGGGCGACCAGTCGTTCAACGACGCCGCCTACGCCGGTTTCCAGAAGGCCGAGAAGGAGTTCAAGCTCGGCGGCCAGGACATCGAGCCGCAGGACGGCGAGTCCGACGCGGACAAGGTGCAGCGCCTCACCCAGCTCGCCCAGGCCGGCTACAACCCGGTGATCGGCGTCGGCTTCGCCTACGCGCCGGCCGTCAAGGAGGTCGCCGCCAAGTTCCCGAAGATCACCTTCGGGATCATCGACGACGAGCAGATCCAGGCGAAGAACGTCGCCGACATGGTCTTCCACGAGGAGCAGGCCTCGTACCTGGCCGGTGTCGCCGCCGCCAAGGCCTCCAAGAAGGCGCACATCGGCTTCATCGGCGGTGTGGACATCCCGCTGATCCACAAGTTCGAGGCCGGGTACGTCCAGGGCGCCAAGTCGGTCAACCCGAGCATCAAGATCGAGTCGCAGTACCTGACCGAGACGGCTCAGGAAGGCGGCTTCTCCAGCCCCGACAAGGGCAAGGACGCGGCCGGCGGCCAGATCGAGGCCGGCGCGGACGTGCTGTACCACGCGGCCGGCCTGTCCGGTCAGGGCGTGATCACCGAGGCCGCCGCCAAGAAGGTGTGGGCCATCGGCGTCGACTCCGACCAGTACAACCAGAGCGCGCTGAAGGCGTACAAGGACTACGTCCTCGGCTCGGCCCTGAAGAACGTCGGCGGCGCCGTCTACGACCTCGTGAAGTCCGTCGTCGACGGCAAGCCGCTCTCCGGCGTGGTCCGCGGCAGCCTCTCCAACGACGGCGTCGGCTTCGCCGACTCCAACCCGAAGTACAAGGCGATGACGGACGTCGTCGCGGCCGTCGACAAGGCCAAGAAGGCCATCATCGACGGCACGGTCAAGGTCAACACCAAGTAACCGGCGGGTAACGTCCCCCACGGGCCCGCACCGGCCCCGGCTACGCCCTTACGGGCGTCCTTGCAGCCCATGCGCCCCTTGCCTCCCGCAAGGGGCGTTCTGCTGTCCGTAACCTGGGCTCCATCTGTGGCCACAGCTCGGTAACGGACCGGACAGAAGGGTTTTTCCGTCCGGTCTACGCGCGTTACGCTGCGGCGGAACCAGCGCCTGGTTTGGGCGCTTGCACAAAGGAGTCAAGTTCCATGCGCCGGGTGTCCCGAATCGCGGCTGCGGGTGTTGCCACCGCAGCTCTCGCCGTGACCGTTTCCGCTTGTGGAAGCTCGTCCACGTCGTCCTCCTCCTCCAACAGCAGCGACAAGAACCTGGGCCTCGCGCTCGCGTACGACGTCGGCGGCAAGGGTGACCAGTCCTTCAACGACGCCGCGACGGCCGGCCTGACCAAGGCCGACAAGGAGTTCGGCTACAAGTCCACCGCCGTCGAGCCGCAGGACGGCGAGTCGGACGCGGACAAGGTGCAGCGCCTGGAGAGCCTCGCCAAGCAGGGCTACAACCCGGTGATCGGCGTCGGCTTCGCCTACGCGCCGGCCGTCAAGGAGGTCGCGGCCAAGTACCCGAAGACCACCTTCGGCATCGTCGACGACGAGCAGATCAAGGCCGACAACGTCGCCGACCTCGTCTTCCACGAGGAGCAGGCCTCCTACCTGGCCGGCGTCGCCGCCGCCAAGGCCACCAAGACCAACACCGTCGGCTTCGTCGGCGGCGTGGACGTCCCGCTGATCCACAAGTTCGAGGCGGGCTTCAAGCAGGGCGTCACGGACACCAAGAAGGGCGTCACGGTCAAGTCGCAGTACCTGACCGAGACCGCCGCCGAGGGTGGCTTCTCCAGCCCCGACAAGGGTGAGAGCGCTGCCGAGGGCCAGATCGACGCCGGTGCGGACGTCGTCTACGCCGCCGCCGGTCTGTCCGGCCAGGGTGTCATCAAGGCCGCCAACGCCCACAAGGTCTGGGCCATCGGCGTCGACTCCGACCAGTACAAGCAGGACGCGCTGAAGGCGTACAAGGCCTCGATCCTCACCTCGGCCATGAAGAACGTCGAGGGCGCGGTCTACACGCTGGCCAAGTCCGTGCACGACGGCAAGCCGGCCACCGGCGTGGTCCGCGGCAGCCTCGAGAACGGCGGTGTGAGCGTGTCGAACTCGAACCCGACCTTCGCGAACAACGCCGACATCCAGGCCGCGATCAAGAAGGCCGAAGAGGGCATCAAGAACGGCTCCATCACGGTGAAGACCTCCTGACCCCACGGTGCTGAACCGGTCAGAACCCTTGGCCGCGGAGCCGCTGCAATGACAGCGTTACGGCCACGGAACGGGGCGCGGAGAGAATGTCTCCTCGCGCCCCGCTCGCGCGGCAGAATGCTCGGAACGGATCGAGCCTGATCGAGATTGCTCGCAGTGAGGCTTTCAAGATCGCTAAAGGTCGATTCGGGCCGGGCACTATTTAAAGCAGGGGCGCTACGCGCGTAGAGCGGCCCCTTTCCCAAGGAGAGTGCGCCATCGACGCGTCCAGCAGCCCTCCGCTCACCGCACAGTCGACGATCGCGGTTGAGCTGGCGGGGATCACCAAGCGCTTCCCCGGTGTCGTCGCCAACCACGACATCCACCTCGCCGTCCGCAAGGGCACCGTGCACGCCCTGGTCGGCGAGAACGGCGCCGGCAAGTCGACGCTGATGAAGATCCTGTACGGCATGCAGAAGCCGGACGAGGGCACCATCGCGATCGACGGCGAACAGGTGAGCTTCTCCAGCCCCGCCGACGCCATCGCGCGCGGCATCGGCATGGTCCACCAGCACTTCATGCTGGCGGACAACCTGACCGTGCTGGAGAACGTGGTGCTGGGCAGCGAGAAGCTGTACGGCATCGGCGGCAACGCCCGTAAGAAGATCAGGGAGATCTCCGACCGGTACGGCCTGGGCGTGCGCCCGGACGCCCTGGTCGAGGACCTCGGCGTCGCCGACCGGCAGCGCGTGGAGATCCTCAAGGTCCTCTTCCGCGGCGCCCGGACCCTCATCCTCGACGAGCCGACCGCCGTCCTCGTCCCGCAGGAGGTCGACGCGCTCTTCGACAACCTGCGCGAGCTGAAGTCCGAGGGCCTGTCCGTCATCTTCATCTCCCACAAGCTGGGCGAGGTCCTGTCCGTCGCCGACGAGATCACGGTCATCCGGCGCGGGACGACCGTCGGCACCGCCGTCCCGGCCGAGACGACCCCGCGTCAGCTCGCCGAGATGATGGTCGGCAGCGAGCTGCCCACCCCGGAGACCGCCGAGTCCACGGTCACCGACAAGCCCGTCATCCAGGTCGCCGACCTCACTGTCTACGCCAGCGGCGGCGCCTCCATGGGCGTCGAGGCCGAGCCCACCGGCGGCGCCACACTGGCCCCGGAGGGCGGCGAGGTCAAGAGGGTCCTCGACGGCGTCAGCTTCACCATCCACGCCGGCGAGGTCATGGGCATCGCCGGCGTCGAGGGCAACGGCCAGACCGAGCTGATCGACGCGCTGATCGGCATCAAGAACGCCGACTCCGGCACCATCGCCTTCCTCGGCGAGGACATCACCCCCTGGCCCACCCGCAGGCGGCGCCAGTCCGGCGTCGGCTACATCCCCGAGGACCGCCACCGCCAGGGCCTGCTCCTGGAAGCCCCCCTCTGGGAGAACCGCATCCTCGGCCATGTCACCGAGGCCCCCAACGCCAAGGGCTTCTGGCTCAACCCCAAGGGCGCCCAGGCCGACACCCGCCGGATCGTCGAGGAGTTCGACGTCCGCACCCCCGGCATCGACGTCACCGCGGCCTCGCTCTCCGGCGGCAACCAGCAGAAGCTGATCGTCGGCCGCGAGATGAGCCACAACCCGAAGTTCCTGATCGCCGCCCACCCCACCCGCGGTGTGGACGTCGGCGCGCAGGCCCAGATCTGGGACCGCATCCGCGAGGCCCGCCGCGAGGGCCTGGCGGTGCTGCTGATCTCCGCCGACCTCGACGAGCTGATCGGCCTGTCGGACACCCTGCGCGTGATCTACAACGGCAGGCTGGTCGCGGACGCCGACCCCGCCACCGTCACCCCGGAGGAGCTCGGCTCCGCCATGACCGGCGCCGCGACCGGTCACCTGGAACACGTGGACGACGCGGAAACCACCGAGGAAGCTGCCGGTCCGGAGGACGAGGCCCGATGAAGAAGTTCGACAAGGAGCGCGTGCTCCTCGCGGTGGCCGGCCCGGTCATCGCGCTCGTCGCGGCGATCCTGCTGACCTCGGTCGTGCTGATCGCCTCGGGCAAGAGCCCGATCGAGCCGTACACGCTCATGCTGGAGCAGGCCGGCTACTCCGACGTCCAGGTCCTGATCATCAACCAGGCCTCGATGTACTACATCGCCGCCCTGTCGGTCGCCATCGGCTTCCGCATGAACCTGTTCAACATCGGCGTCGACGGCCAGTACCGCCTCGCCGCCATGATGACCGCCGTCGTCGGCGCCAACGTCGCCCTGCCGGCCGGCCTGCAGATCCCGCTGCTGCTCCTGGTCGGCGTCCTCACCGGCGCCTTCTGGGCCGGCATCGCGGGCGTCCTGAAGGTGACCCGGGGCGTCAGCGAGGTCGTCGCCACGATCATGCTGAACGCGATCGCCACCAGCGTCATCGGCTACCTCACCCTCGACAACATCTGGGGCGTGCAGGTCGGCAACAACAACACGACCGGTGTCATGAAGGACTCCGGCTGGGTCCCCGGCATCGACCTGGGCGCGGACGTCGGCGAGATCTACGGCCTGGTCTTCCTCGCCATCGCCCTCGGCATCGTCTACTGGGTCGTCCTCAACCGCACCCGCTTCGGCTTCGACCTGCGCGCCACCGGCGAGTCCGAGACGGCCGCCGCGGCCTCCGGCGTCGACGCCAAGAGGATGATCCTCACCGCGATGCTGATCTCCGGCGGCATCGCGGGCCTGTCCGGCCTGCCCCTGCTGCTCGGCGACGCCCACACCTACAGCCTGAGCTTCCCCACCGGTCTCGGCTTCACCGGCATCACCATCGCCCTGCTCGGCCGCAACAACCCGATCGGCATCGCCTTCGCCGCGCTGCTGATCGCCTTCCTCGACAAGGCCTCTCCCGCCCTCGACTACGCCACCCCGGTGGCGTACGAGAAGGAGATCGCCACGATCATGCAGGGCGTCATCGTCTTCGCGGTCGTCATCTCGTACGAGGCCGTACGCCAGTGGGGTCTGCGCCGCCAGCAGAGGCGCGTCGGCGCCGAGCTCGCCGCGGCCGCCGCCCAGAACACCAAGAAGGAGGTGTCGGCCTGATGTCCACGACCACCGTCGCCAAGCCGCAGGCGAAGAAGCCCGGCAAGGGCCGCCGCATGTCGCTCCCGGTCCTCCTGCTGGTCATCGCGGGTGTCCTGGTGCTGACCTCGATCGTCCGTCTCATCACCGGCGCGGACGGCATCACCTCCACCGGCCAGATGTCCACGGCCCTCCGGCTCGCCGTCCCGATCGGCCTGGCCGGTCTGGGCGGTCTGTGGGCCGAGCGCGCGGGCGTCGTCAACATCGGCCTCGAAGGCATGATGATCCTCGGCACCTGGTTCGGCGCCTGGGCCGGCTACCAGTGGGGCCCGTGGACGGGCGTCGTCTTCGGCATCGTCGGCGGCGCGCTCGGCGCCGTCCTGCACGCCATCGCGACCGTCACCTTCAACGTGAACCACATCGTCTCCGGTGTCGCGATCAACATCCTGGCCGTCGGCACCACCCGCTACCTGTCGAAGTTCACCTTCGAGGGCGCCCCGCAGGGCTCCTCCAAGCAGTCCCCGCCGATCGACTCGCTGGGCACCTTCGACATCCCTGGCCTGTCGAGCTGGCTGGACACGCTCAACCAGAAGCACTGGTTCCTGATCTCGGACATCGCCGGCCTGGTCGGCGGTCTGATCACCAACCTGTCGCCGCTGACCGTCGTCGCCGTCGCCCTCGTCCCGGCCACCTGGTGGGTGCTGTGGCGCACCGCGTTCGGCCTGCGGCTGCGGTCCTGCGGCGAGAACCCGGTGGCCGCGGAGTCCCTCGGCGTCAACGTCTACAAGTACAAGTACATCGCCGTGATCATCTCCGGCGGCTTCGCCGGCCTCGGCGGCGCGTTCCTGTCGATCGTGGCGTCCAACGTCTACCTGGACGGCCAGACGGCCGGCCGCGGCTACATCGGCCTCGCCGCGATGATCTTCGGCAACTGGATGCCGGGCGGACTCGCCCTCGGCGCGGGCCTGTTCGGCTACACCGACAGCCTCAACCTGCGCGGCGGCACGACCAACGTGCACGCGCTGATCCTGCTGCTGGCGATCCTGCTGGTGTTCGGCGCGGCCTACCTGGCGTGGAAGAAGAAGTACGTCCCCGCCGTCGTCACCGCGCTGATCTCGGCCCTGATGTTCGTCTGGTACCTCGGCACGGACGAGGTCCCGCGCCAGGTCGTCACGGCCGCGCCGTACGTCGTCACCCTGCTGGTCCTCTCGCTGTCCGCGCAGTCGCTGAGGATGCCCAAGGCGGACGGCATGCCGTACCGGAAGGGCCAGGGCAAGTGACCCCGCGGTCCGACGCCGACTGGGACGCGCTGCGCGAGCTGGCCCGCGAGGCCATGTCCCACGCGTACGCCCCCTACTCGGGCTACCCGGTCGGGGTCGCGGCCCTCGTGGACGACGGCCGCACGGTCTCCGGCTGCAACGTCGAGAACGCCTCCTACGGGCTCGGCCTGTGCGCCGAGTGCGGGCTGGTCTCGGAGCTCCAGCGGACCGGCGGCGGCCGGCTCACGCACTTCACCTGCGTGGACGGCCGGGGCGAGATCCTCGTCCCGTGCGGCCGCTGCCGCCAGCTGCTGTACGAGTTCGGCGGCCCGGAGCTGTTGCTGGAGACGCCGGCGGGGATCCTCCCGCTGTCGGAGATGCTCCCGCAGGCCTTCGGCCCGGACCACCTCACCAAGTAACTCCCGCGCGGCCCCTCTGACTGGCGCAGAGGGGCCGCGCACTTTATGAACGTCGGAAGGAAAGCCATGGCCATGGACGCCGTCTCCGTCATCCGCACCAAGCGGGACCGCGGTGAGCTCAGTGACGAGCAGATCGACTGGGTCATCGACGCGTACACCCGCGGGGAGGTGGCCGACTACCAGATGGCCGCTCTCAACATGGCGATCCTCCTCAACGGCATGGACCGCCGGGAGATCGCCCGCTGGACGGCCGCGATGATCGCCTCCGGCGAGCGCATGGACTTCTCGTCCCTGTCCCGCCCGACGGCCGACAAGCACTCCACGGGCGGCGTCGGCGACAAGATCACGCTGCCGCTGGCCCCCCTGGTGGCGGCCTGCGGCGCGGCGGTCCCCCAGCTCTCGGGCCGCGGCCTCGGCCACACCGGCGGCACCCTGGACAAGCTGGAGTCGATCCCGGGCTGGCGCGCCCTGCTCTCCAACGAGGAGATGCTGTCGGTGCTGGACTCCACGGGCGCGGTGATCTGCGCGGCGGGCGACGGCCTGGCCCCGGCCGACAAGAAGCTGTACGCGCTGCGGGACGTGACCGGCACGGTGGAGGCGATCCCGCTGATCGCCTCGTCGATCATGTCGAAGAAGATCGCGGAGGGCACGGGCTCCCTGGTCCTGGACGTGAAGGTGGGCACGGGCGCCTTCATGAAGACGATCGAGGACGCGCGGGAGCTGGCGTCCACGATGGTGGGCCTCGGCACGGACCACGGCGTGAAGACGGTCGCGCTCCTGACGGACATGTCGACCCCCCTGGGCCTGACGGCGGGCAACGCCCTGGAGGTCAGGGAGTCGGTGGAGGTCCTGGCGGGCGGAGGCCCGTCGGACGTCGTCGAACTGACCCTCGCCCTGGCCCGCGAAATGCTGGACGCGGCGGGTGTGAAGGACGCCGACCCGGCGAAGGCCCTGGCCGACGGCTCGGCCATGGACGTCTGGCGCCGCATGATCAGGGCCCAGGGCGGTGACCCGGACGCGGTGCTTGCGACGGCGAAGGAACAGCACGTGGTGAAGGCGACCGCCTCGGGCGTCCTGACCCGCCTCGACGCCTACGACATCGGCATCGCCGCCTGGCGCCTCGGCGCGGGGCGCGCCCGCAAGGAGGACCCGGTGCAGGCGGGCGCGGGCGTGGAACTGCACGCCAAGCCTGGCGACACGGTGACCGAGGGCCAGCCCCTGCTGACCCTGCACACGGACACCCCGGAGCGCTTCGAGTACGCGCTGGAGGCGGTGGCGGGCTCGTACGACATCAGCGCGCCGGGCACGGCGTTCACGGCGTCGCCGGTGGTGCTGGAACGTATCGCCTGACCTGGCCCGCGGCCGGAGGCCGCTGATGGCACAGCCCCCTTTCGGGTGAACGGGATCGGTGGACCGCCGCCGGTCCCGTTCGGCATGCTGGGATCGGTGACGCACCGATAGGACACCGCCATGAGCGCACTCACCGTCAGCCAGGACCCCGAGCAGAGCTGGGACGACCTCGTCCGGTTCTGGGAGGAGATGGAATGGCCTGAGAACACACGGAGGCGGATACCTACATTCCGGCCGCACTGGCCGAACTCGTCGTCGAGGTCACCTCGAAGTCCAACGCTCGGCACGACCGCGTCAGCAAACCCGCCACCTACGCCACGGCGGGCATCCCGCTCTACCTCCTCGTCGACCGGTGGGCCCCCGAAGGCCCCACCGCGACGCTCTACGGAGAGCCGAAGGGCGACGTCTACCGTCCGCTGAGTACCGCGAAGTTCGGTGAGCCCCTCAAGTTCCCTGCGCCCTTCGACCTCGTCATCGACACCAGCGAGTTCCCGGCCGAGTAGACACCCGCCCCGCGGTCCCGATGAGTTGCGGCCGTTCGTCCGGTCTACAGATCGTGGAAGCGACGACACCCCCCGTACTCACCCTGACCGGCCCCGTCACCCGCCCCCAGGTGACGGGGCTCGCCGACGACGTACGGGCGCTGATTGAGGCCGCCGGTGCCGCGGTCGTCATCTGTGACGTCGCCGGGATCGGGCCGCCGGGGCTCGCCGTCGTCGACCTGCTGGCGCGGCTCCAGCTGGCCGCCCGGCGGGCCGGGGGGTGGATACGGCTGCGTGGCCCCGATCCCGCGCTACGCGCCCTGCTCGACCTCGTCGACCTCCCCATCCAGGTGGAGGGGGAGGTCGAAGAGGGGGAACCAGCGTTGGGTGTCGAGGTAGAAGTGGAATCCGGTGAGGCGGCCGTCTGAGATCTCCAGGACCTGGATCGACCAGGGGGTGTAGCCGCCCTTCTCCGGGTCCGGCTTGTACTGGGCGAAGCCCGGCAGGCCGTTGACCTGGACCGGCAGCAGGCGCGAGCCCTCGCAGGCGGAGCCGAGCGTGGTCATGAAGCCGGTGATGTCGTCGTGGCCGGTCAGCCACAGGTCGAACGGCGGCATCGTCATGACGGCGTCCTCGTGGAGGAGGGCCGTCAGGGCCGTCATGTCGTAGCCCTCGAAGGCCGCCACGTAGCGTTCGAGGAGTTTCTTCTGCTCTTCGTCCAGCGGGTCGGACACCGCCGCGTTCGCCCCGGAGGCCTCCCGCTCGGAGAGCGTGGCCCGAGCCCGCTGGAGCGCGCTGTTGACCGAGGCGACCGTGGTGTCGAGCAGCTCGGCGACCTCGCTCGCCTTCCACGCCAGCACCTCGCGCAGGATCAGTACCGCCCGCTGCTTCGGCGGGAGCTGCTGCAGTGCGGCCATGAAGGCGAGGCGCACCGACTCCTTCGCGACCGCCGCCTCCGCGGGGTCCTCCACCGTCGGCAGCACGCGGGCGTCCGGCATCGGCTCCAGCCAGGTGTTGTCGGGGCGGGGGGCGAGCGCCGCCTGGGCGAGGGGGGTGGATTCGGACAGGTCCATCGGTCTGGCGCGCTTGTTGCCGGCCCTCAGCATGTCCAGGCACACGTTCGTCGCGATGCGGTACAGCCACGAGCGCAGGCTGGAGCGGCCCTCGAACCTGTCGTAGCTCCGCCAGGCACGCACCAGGGTGTCCTGCACCGCGTCCTCCGCCTCGAAGGAGGAGCCGAGCATGCGGTAGCAGTAGCCGGTCAGTTCTGTCCGGTGCTTCTCCAGTGCGACGTCGAGGTCCGTCGTCGCCGTGCTGTTGCCCATCGTCCACCCACCCCTGTGGCCGTCCTGTCACGCGCCTCTGCGCCCAGCACTTCGGAAGCTACCGCAGCCCACTGACAATGGCCCGCCGGGTCGGCAAAGCAGCAGGTCAAATGCCTGACACGCCACTCGTCACACCAGTTGCTTCACCGACATCAGCAGATGCCGGTGCGCCTCGGGCGCGTCCGCCGAACCCAGCAGCGCCCGCTGCCCCGTCCCCAGCAGCTCCACCCGCAGTCGCGGCGCCTCGAAGGAGGCGAGCGCGTCCAGCAGGAACGCCGGGTTGAACGCCACGCTCACTTCCTCGGCGCCGGTCAGCCCGGCGGGCAGCCGCTGCGTGGCCACGTCGTCGCCGTACCCGGCGCGCAGCAGGACGGACCCCGCCGAGAAGTCCAGCCGCACCGGACTGTTCGCCTCCGCCACCACCGCGACCCGCCGCACGGCCTCCGTCAGCGCCCCGCACTCCACCTCGGCGACCGAGGCCCCCGCCATGTCGAACAGCTTTCCGTAGGCCGGCAGCCGCCCGTCCAGCGGCCGTACGACCGACCGCATCCGCCCGCCCTCGAACCCGATCGGCCCGCCCCCGGACGCCCCGTCGAGCCCGATCCGCACGACCCCGCAGCGCGCCAGCGACCGGGCCACCTCCAGCAGCCGCCGCGCCGGCACGAGCGCCTCCACCACACCCGGGGCGGCCGCCTCGGGCTTCCACTCCAACCGCCGCACCGCGTACCGGTAGCGGTCCGACGCCGCCAGCGTCATCTCCCCGCCGTCCAGAAGCAGTTGGACGCCCGTGAGCACCGGCAGCGTGTCGTCGCGGCCCGCCGCCACCGCGACCTGGGCGACGGCCGTGGCGAACGCGGCCGCGTCCACGGTGCCGTACGCCTGTGGTGGCGCGGGCGGGGTGGGGTACTCCTCGCGCGGGAGGGTCGACAGGCCGAAGCTGGTGCCGCCCGCCTCGACCGTGAACCGCGTGCCCTCCAGGGAACAGCTCACCGGCCCGTCCGGCAGCACCTTGCAGATGTCGAGGAGCCTGCGCCCGAGAACGAGCACGCGCCCGTCGACGCCGACCTCGGCGTCCGTCTCGATCCGCGCCGCCGTCTCGAAGTCGAACCCCGACACGCTCAGCCGCCCGGCCGCCGCGTCCAGCAGCAGCCCGCCCAGCACGGGCACCGGCGTACGGGCCGGCAGCGC
Coding sequences within it:
- the dnaN gene encoding DNA polymerase III subunit beta; protein product: MEFRIDRGDLVEAVGWAARALPARTPVPVLGGLLLDAAAGRLSVSGFDFETAARIETDAEVGVDGRVLVLGRRLLDICKVLPDGPVSCSLEGTRFTVEAGGTSFGLSTLPREEYPTPPAPPQAYGTVDAAAFATAVAQVAVAAGRDDTLPVLTGVQLLLDGGEMTLAASDRYRYAVRRLEWKPEAAAPGVVEALVPARRLLEVARSLARCGVVRIGLDGASGGGPIGFEGGRMRSVVRPLDGRLPAYGKLFDMAGASVAEVECGALTEAVRRVAVVAEANSPVRLDFSAGSVLLRAGYGDDVATQRLPAGLTGAEEVSVAFNPAFLLDALASFEAPRLRVELLGTGQRALLGSADAPEAHRHLLMSVKQLV
- a CDS encoding sigma-70 family RNA polymerase sigma factor, giving the protein MGNSTATTDLDVALEKHRTELTGYCYRMLGSSFEAEDAVQDTLVRAWRSYDRFEGRSSLRSWLYRIATNVCLDMLRAGNKRARPMDLSESTPLAQAALAPRPDNTWLEPMPDARVLPTVEDPAEAAVAKESVRLAFMAALQQLPPKQRAVLILREVLAWKASEVAELLDTTVASVNSALQRARATLSEREASGANAAVSDPLDEEQKKLLERYVAAFEGYDMTALTALLHEDAVMTMPPFDLWLTGHDDITGFMTTLGSACEGSRLLPVQVNGLPGFAQYKPDPEKGGYTPWSIQVLEISDGRLTGFHFYLDTQRWFPLFDLPLHLDGEVDEVEQGA